In the Gossypium arboreum isolate Shixiya-1 chromosome 10, ASM2569848v2, whole genome shotgun sequence genome, one interval contains:
- the LOC108452843 gene encoding NADP-dependent malic enzyme 4, chloroplastic-like isoform X2 has protein sequence MSFLFSGGYSLLRDPHHNKGLAFNEKERDSYYLRGLLPPTVISQELQVKKMMCSIRQYQVPLQKYMAMMDLQELNERLFYKLLIDNVEELLPVVYTPTVGEACQKYGSIFRRPQGLFISLKEKGKIHEVLRNWPQRDIQVIVVTDGERILGLGDLGCQGMGIPIGKLSLYTALGGVRPSACLPVTIDVGTNNEQLLNDEFYIGLRRRRATGQEYAELMHEFMNAVKQNYGEKVLIQFEDFANHNAFDLLAKYGTTHLVFNDDIQGTASVVLAGLVAALKVVGGTLADHRFLFLGAGEAGTGIAELIALEISKQTNMPLEEARKKISLVDSKGLIVKSRIDSLQHFKKPWAHDHEPIKKLVDAVNGIKPTVLIGTSGVGRTFTKEVVEAMAALNEKPIIFSLSNPTSQSECTAEEAYTWSQGRAIFASGSPFDPVEYKGRVFVPGQANNAYIFPGLGLGLIMSGAIRVHDDMLLAASEALAAQVTQENFDKGLIYPPFRNIRKISAHIAASVAAKAYELGLATRQPQPKDLVKYAEHCMYNPAYQSYR, from the exons ATGAGCTTTCTTTTTTCTGG TGGGTATTCGTTGTTGCGAGATCCTCACCACAACAAAGGACTCGCCTTTAATGAGAAAGAAAGAGATTCTTATTACTTGCGTGGTCTTCTTCCCCCCACAGTTATTTCCCAAGAACTTCAG GTGAAGAAAATGATGTGTAGTATCCGCCAGTATCAAGTTCCTCTGCAGAAGTACATGGCCATGATGGATTTGCAG GAGTTAAATGAAAGGCTGTTCTACAAACTTCTGATCGACAATGTTGAGGAGTTACTGCCTGTTGTCTATACCCCAACTGTTGGTGAAGCTTGTCAGAAATATGGGAGCATCTTCAGGCGCCCTCAGGGTCTTTTTATCAGTTTGAAAGAAAA GGGGAAGATTCATGAAGTTCTGAGAAATTGGCCTCAGAGGGATATTCAAGTCATCGTCGTCACTGATGGGGAAAGGATTTTGGGTCTAGGGGACCTTGGCTGTCAG GGAATGGGAATTCCTATAGGGAAGCTCTCTTTATACACTGCACTAGGAGGAGTTCGTCCTTCTGCT TGCTTGCCTGTAACCATTGATGTGGGTACAAACAATGAGCAATTGCTGAATGATGAATTTTATATAGGGCTTAGGCGAAGGAGAGCTACTGGGCAG GAATATGCCGAACTTATGCACGAATTCATGAATGCAGTCAAGCAGAACTATGGGGAAAAAGTTCTCATTCAG TTTGAAGATTTTGCAAACCACAATGCCTTCGATTTGCTTGCTAAATATGGCACAACTCATCTGGTTTTCAATGATGATATTCAG GGAACAGCATCTGTGGTCCTTGCAGGGCTTGTTGCTGCACTAAAAGTAGTCGGTGGAACCTTGGCTGATCATAGATTTTTATTCCTTGGTGCTGGAGAG GCTGGCACTGGCATCGCAGAACTTATAGCTCTTGAAATTTCAAAACAG ACAAACATGCCACTTGAAGAAGCTCGCAAGAAGATTTCGCTTGTGGACTCCAAG GGATTGATTGTTAAATCTCGTATTGACTCACTTCAGCATTTCAAAAAGCCCTGGGCTCACGATCATGAACCAATCAAGAAACTTGTCGATGCTGTTAAT GGAATCAAACCAACAGTGCTGATTGGAACATCAGGAGTAGGAAGGACATTTACTAAAGAAGTGGTTGAGGCAATGGCTGCGTTGAATGAA AAACCTATTATATTCTCCCTTTCTAATCCAACTTCACAATCTGAATGTACTGCTGAAGAAGCATATACATGGAGTCAG GGCCGAGCCATTTTTGCCAGTGGAAGCCCATTTGATCCTGTAGAATACAAGGGAAGGGTTTTCGTTCCTGGGCAG GCAAATAATGCATACATCTTCCCTGGCCTCGGTCTGGGTTTAATTATGTCTGGTGCAATTCGTGTTCATGATGATATGCTTCTGGCAGCCT CGGAGGCTTTGGCTGCACAGGTGACACAGGAGAACTTTGACAAGGGACTCATTTACCCACCATTTAGAAATATCAGAAAGATTTCAGCCCATATTGCAGCCAGTGTTGCAGCTAAAGCATATGAACTGG GTTTGGCTACTCGGCAGCCTCAGCCCAAGGATCTTGTGAAGTATGCTGAGCACTGCATGTACAATCCTGCCTACCAAAGCTACCGGTGA
- the LOC108452843 gene encoding NADP-dependent malic enzyme-like isoform X1 encodes MISLHRSCFLNNTGISGSSSPFSYKLKKLPPASVKVTALGPNRDRNSSVLIENNNNSLKEIKEDGTSSVADVDPNPTVTGEDRDLYYDAAASDDQLVTPWSLSVASGYSLLRDPHHNKGLAFNEKERDSYYLRGLLPPTVISQELQVKKMMCSIRQYQVPLQKYMAMMDLQELNERLFYKLLIDNVEELLPVVYTPTVGEACQKYGSIFRRPQGLFISLKEKGKIHEVLRNWPQRDIQVIVVTDGERILGLGDLGCQGMGIPIGKLSLYTALGGVRPSACLPVTIDVGTNNEQLLNDEFYIGLRRRRATGQEYAELMHEFMNAVKQNYGEKVLIQFEDFANHNAFDLLAKYGTTHLVFNDDIQGTASVVLAGLVAALKVVGGTLADHRFLFLGAGEAGTGIAELIALEISKQTNMPLEEARKKISLVDSKGLIVKSRIDSLQHFKKPWAHDHEPIKKLVDAVNGIKPTVLIGTSGVGRTFTKEVVEAMAALNEKPIIFSLSNPTSQSECTAEEAYTWSQGRAIFASGSPFDPVEYKGRVFVPGQANNAYIFPGLGLGLIMSGAIRVHDDMLLAASEALAAQVTQENFDKGLIYPPFRNIRKISAHIAASVAAKAYELGLATRQPQPKDLVKYAEHCMYNPAYQSYR; translated from the exons ATGATTTCCTTGCACAGAAGCTGTTTTCTG AATAACACTGGCATTTCTGGGTCATCAAGCCCTTTCTCATACAAGCTGAAGAAGCTGCCACCAGCTTCAGTCAAAGTCACAGCTTTAGGCCCCAACAGGGATCGAAACAGCAGCGTTTTGATTGAAAACAACAACAACTCattgaaagaaataaaagaagatGGCACTTCTTCTGTTGCTGATGTGGACCCCAATCCTACTGTTACCGGCGAAGACCGCGACCTCTACTATGACGCCGCCGCCTCCGACGATCAACTTGTCACCCCTTGGTCTCTCTCTGTTGCCAG TGGGTATTCGTTGTTGCGAGATCCTCACCACAACAAAGGACTCGCCTTTAATGAGAAAGAAAGAGATTCTTATTACTTGCGTGGTCTTCTTCCCCCCACAGTTATTTCCCAAGAACTTCAG GTGAAGAAAATGATGTGTAGTATCCGCCAGTATCAAGTTCCTCTGCAGAAGTACATGGCCATGATGGATTTGCAG GAGTTAAATGAAAGGCTGTTCTACAAACTTCTGATCGACAATGTTGAGGAGTTACTGCCTGTTGTCTATACCCCAACTGTTGGTGAAGCTTGTCAGAAATATGGGAGCATCTTCAGGCGCCCTCAGGGTCTTTTTATCAGTTTGAAAGAAAA GGGGAAGATTCATGAAGTTCTGAGAAATTGGCCTCAGAGGGATATTCAAGTCATCGTCGTCACTGATGGGGAAAGGATTTTGGGTCTAGGGGACCTTGGCTGTCAG GGAATGGGAATTCCTATAGGGAAGCTCTCTTTATACACTGCACTAGGAGGAGTTCGTCCTTCTGCT TGCTTGCCTGTAACCATTGATGTGGGTACAAACAATGAGCAATTGCTGAATGATGAATTTTATATAGGGCTTAGGCGAAGGAGAGCTACTGGGCAG GAATATGCCGAACTTATGCACGAATTCATGAATGCAGTCAAGCAGAACTATGGGGAAAAAGTTCTCATTCAG TTTGAAGATTTTGCAAACCACAATGCCTTCGATTTGCTTGCTAAATATGGCACAACTCATCTGGTTTTCAATGATGATATTCAG GGAACAGCATCTGTGGTCCTTGCAGGGCTTGTTGCTGCACTAAAAGTAGTCGGTGGAACCTTGGCTGATCATAGATTTTTATTCCTTGGTGCTGGAGAG GCTGGCACTGGCATCGCAGAACTTATAGCTCTTGAAATTTCAAAACAG ACAAACATGCCACTTGAAGAAGCTCGCAAGAAGATTTCGCTTGTGGACTCCAAG GGATTGATTGTTAAATCTCGTATTGACTCACTTCAGCATTTCAAAAAGCCCTGGGCTCACGATCATGAACCAATCAAGAAACTTGTCGATGCTGTTAAT GGAATCAAACCAACAGTGCTGATTGGAACATCAGGAGTAGGAAGGACATTTACTAAAGAAGTGGTTGAGGCAATGGCTGCGTTGAATGAA AAACCTATTATATTCTCCCTTTCTAATCCAACTTCACAATCTGAATGTACTGCTGAAGAAGCATATACATGGAGTCAG GGCCGAGCCATTTTTGCCAGTGGAAGCCCATTTGATCCTGTAGAATACAAGGGAAGGGTTTTCGTTCCTGGGCAG GCAAATAATGCATACATCTTCCCTGGCCTCGGTCTGGGTTTAATTATGTCTGGTGCAATTCGTGTTCATGATGATATGCTTCTGGCAGCCT CGGAGGCTTTGGCTGCACAGGTGACACAGGAGAACTTTGACAAGGGACTCATTTACCCACCATTTAGAAATATCAGAAAGATTTCAGCCCATATTGCAGCCAGTGTTGCAGCTAAAGCATATGAACTGG GTTTGGCTACTCGGCAGCCTCAGCCCAAGGATCTTGTGAAGTATGCTGAGCACTGCATGTACAATCCTGCCTACCAAAGCTACCGGTGA
- the LOC108452843 gene encoding NADP-dependent malic enzyme-like isoform X3, translated as MMCSIRQYQVPLQKYMAMMDLQELNERLFYKLLIDNVEELLPVVYTPTVGEACQKYGSIFRRPQGLFISLKEKGKIHEVLRNWPQRDIQVIVVTDGERILGLGDLGCQGMGIPIGKLSLYTALGGVRPSACLPVTIDVGTNNEQLLNDEFYIGLRRRRATGQEYAELMHEFMNAVKQNYGEKVLIQFEDFANHNAFDLLAKYGTTHLVFNDDIQGTASVVLAGLVAALKVVGGTLADHRFLFLGAGEAGTGIAELIALEISKQTNMPLEEARKKISLVDSKGLIVKSRIDSLQHFKKPWAHDHEPIKKLVDAVNGIKPTVLIGTSGVGRTFTKEVVEAMAALNEKPIIFSLSNPTSQSECTAEEAYTWSQGRAIFASGSPFDPVEYKGRVFVPGQANNAYIFPGLGLGLIMSGAIRVHDDMLLAASEALAAQVTQENFDKGLIYPPFRNIRKISAHIAASVAAKAYELGLATRQPQPKDLVKYAEHCMYNPAYQSYR; from the exons ATGATGTGTAGTATCCGCCAGTATCAAGTTCCTCTGCAGAAGTACATGGCCATGATGGATTTGCAG GAGTTAAATGAAAGGCTGTTCTACAAACTTCTGATCGACAATGTTGAGGAGTTACTGCCTGTTGTCTATACCCCAACTGTTGGTGAAGCTTGTCAGAAATATGGGAGCATCTTCAGGCGCCCTCAGGGTCTTTTTATCAGTTTGAAAGAAAA GGGGAAGATTCATGAAGTTCTGAGAAATTGGCCTCAGAGGGATATTCAAGTCATCGTCGTCACTGATGGGGAAAGGATTTTGGGTCTAGGGGACCTTGGCTGTCAG GGAATGGGAATTCCTATAGGGAAGCTCTCTTTATACACTGCACTAGGAGGAGTTCGTCCTTCTGCT TGCTTGCCTGTAACCATTGATGTGGGTACAAACAATGAGCAATTGCTGAATGATGAATTTTATATAGGGCTTAGGCGAAGGAGAGCTACTGGGCAG GAATATGCCGAACTTATGCACGAATTCATGAATGCAGTCAAGCAGAACTATGGGGAAAAAGTTCTCATTCAG TTTGAAGATTTTGCAAACCACAATGCCTTCGATTTGCTTGCTAAATATGGCACAACTCATCTGGTTTTCAATGATGATATTCAG GGAACAGCATCTGTGGTCCTTGCAGGGCTTGTTGCTGCACTAAAAGTAGTCGGTGGAACCTTGGCTGATCATAGATTTTTATTCCTTGGTGCTGGAGAG GCTGGCACTGGCATCGCAGAACTTATAGCTCTTGAAATTTCAAAACAG ACAAACATGCCACTTGAAGAAGCTCGCAAGAAGATTTCGCTTGTGGACTCCAAG GGATTGATTGTTAAATCTCGTATTGACTCACTTCAGCATTTCAAAAAGCCCTGGGCTCACGATCATGAACCAATCAAGAAACTTGTCGATGCTGTTAAT GGAATCAAACCAACAGTGCTGATTGGAACATCAGGAGTAGGAAGGACATTTACTAAAGAAGTGGTTGAGGCAATGGCTGCGTTGAATGAA AAACCTATTATATTCTCCCTTTCTAATCCAACTTCACAATCTGAATGTACTGCTGAAGAAGCATATACATGGAGTCAG GGCCGAGCCATTTTTGCCAGTGGAAGCCCATTTGATCCTGTAGAATACAAGGGAAGGGTTTTCGTTCCTGGGCAG GCAAATAATGCATACATCTTCCCTGGCCTCGGTCTGGGTTTAATTATGTCTGGTGCAATTCGTGTTCATGATGATATGCTTCTGGCAGCCT CGGAGGCTTTGGCTGCACAGGTGACACAGGAGAACTTTGACAAGGGACTCATTTACCCACCATTTAGAAATATCAGAAAGATTTCAGCCCATATTGCAGCCAGTGTTGCAGCTAAAGCATATGAACTGG GTTTGGCTACTCGGCAGCCTCAGCCCAAGGATCTTGTGAAGTATGCTGAGCACTGCATGTACAATCCTGCCTACCAAAGCTACCGGTGA